The proteins below come from a single Ignavibacteria bacterium genomic window:
- a CDS encoding ATP-dependent Clp protease ATP-binding subunit: MEGNFSNRVQDVIRLSREEALRLGHDYIGTEHLLLGIVREGEGIAVKILRNLGVDLYRLKRSIEDTVRTGGGTLTIGNIPLTKQAEKVLKITYLEAKLYKSEVIGTEHLLLSLLRDDDNIAAQILHQYNVHYDTVRVELDNILQGKPSSPPASKEKKQEKSKTPVLDAFGRDLTKLAREDKLDPIIGREKEIERVAQVLSRRKKNNPVLIGEPGVGKTAIAEGLALRIIEKKVSRVLHNKRVVALDLAALVAGTKYRGQFEERMKAVMNELEKSRDVILFIDELHTIVGAGGASGSLDASNMFKPALARGDLQCIGATTMNEYREYIEKDGALDRRFQKIMVDPTTVDDTIDILKNVKHKYEAHHGVRYTEKAIEESVRLSARYITDRYLPDKAIDVMDEAGARIHLANIQVPRDIVELEEHLEAIRSQKNQVVRNQNFEEAARLRDLEKKYISDLEIAKREWELRAEETVFTVTEDHVSDVVAMMTGIPVNKVQQSESEKLLKMSDELKKLIIGQEEAINKLSRAIRRSRAGLKDPKRPIGSFVFLGPTGVGKTELAKVLAKYLFDSEDALIRIDMSEYMEKFSVSRLVGAPPGYVGYEEGGLLTEKVRRKPYSIVLFDEIEKAHPDVFNILLQVLDDGVLTDSLGRKVDFKNTILILTSNIGTREIKHGGGLGFISEEPKDKYTSMKSVIESAMKKLFNPEFLNRIDDTIVFHNLTRESIAEIIKLQVSELVKRMTRLNISISLSEHALAYLVKDGFDEQYGARPLKRLIQRVIEDPLSEELLAKKYDEGSTIEILFDDEKDEMKFIEQKKQSVSQDDLLPELATDDLLKSVNLGSEIQVN; the protein is encoded by the coding sequence ATGGAAGGCAATTTTTCCAACAGAGTTCAAGACGTTATTCGACTAAGCAGAGAAGAAGCCCTTCGTCTTGGACACGATTATATCGGAACAGAGCATCTTCTTCTTGGAATCGTCCGAGAAGGCGAAGGAATTGCAGTAAAAATACTTCGCAACCTCGGTGTGGATTTGTACCGCTTGAAACGTTCAATTGAAGATACCGTACGTACGGGAGGAGGAACTCTTACCATCGGTAATATTCCATTGACGAAACAAGCGGAAAAAGTTTTAAAAATTACGTATCTCGAAGCCAAATTGTACAAATCAGAAGTTATCGGAACGGAACATTTGCTTCTTTCACTGTTGCGCGACGATGATAACATTGCAGCACAAATTCTTCACCAGTACAACGTGCATTATGATACGGTTCGTGTTGAACTTGATAATATTTTACAAGGAAAACCGAGTTCGCCGCCTGCTTCAAAAGAAAAAAAACAGGAAAAATCGAAAACGCCGGTTCTTGATGCTTTCGGACGAGATTTAACGAAACTTGCTCGTGAAGATAAACTTGACCCGATTATCGGACGCGAAAAAGAAATTGAACGCGTTGCTCAAGTATTGAGCAGAAGAAAGAAAAATAATCCTGTGTTGATTGGCGAACCGGGAGTTGGCAAAACTGCAATCGCAGAAGGTTTAGCGCTTCGTATCATCGAGAAAAAAGTATCGCGGGTCCTGCACAATAAACGTGTCGTAGCGCTTGATTTGGCGGCGCTTGTTGCAGGAACAAAGTATCGCGGACAATTTGAGGAACGAATGAAAGCGGTGATGAACGAACTTGAAAAATCCCGCGATGTAATTTTATTTATTGATGAATTGCATACGATCGTTGGTGCTGGAGGAGCATCGGGTTCGTTGGATGCAAGCAATATGTTTAAGCCGGCGCTCGCACGTGGAGATTTACAATGCATCGGTGCTACAACAATGAATGAATACCGCGAGTATATCGAAAAAGACGGCGCGCTTGATAGACGATTTCAAAAAATTATGGTGGACCCAACAACCGTAGATGACACGATAGACATTTTAAAAAATGTCAAACACAAATACGAAGCGCATCACGGTGTTCGTTATACGGAAAAAGCCATCGAAGAATCTGTGCGCCTCAGCGCTCGGTACATTACTGACCGTTATCTTCCCGATAAAGCAATAGACGTTATGGATGAAGCGGGTGCGCGTATTCATCTTGCAAATATTCAAGTGCCGCGGGATATCGTAGAACTCGAAGAACATTTGGAAGCAATTCGTTCGCAAAAAAATCAAGTGGTGCGCAATCAGAATTTTGAAGAAGCCGCGCGCTTGCGTGATTTGGAAAAGAAATATATCAGCGATTTGGAAATTGCAAAACGCGAATGGGAATTGCGCGCAGAAGAAACCGTTTTTACCGTAACCGAAGACCACGTTTCCGATGTTGTTGCAATGATGACGGGAATTCCCGTGAACAAAGTGCAGCAATCCGAATCGGAAAAACTCTTGAAGATGTCGGATGAATTGAAAAAACTAATCATCGGTCAAGAAGAAGCGATAAATAAATTAAGCAGAGCAATTCGTCGTTCGCGTGCGGGATTGAAAGATCCGAAACGTCCAATCGGTTCGTTTGTATTCTTGGGACCAACTGGAGTAGGAAAAACGGAACTTGCGAAAGTATTGGCAAAATATCTCTTCGATTCGGAAGATGCATTGATTCGCATTGATATGAGCGAGTATATGGAAAAATTTTCCGTTTCACGTCTTGTAGGCGCGCCTCCGGGATATGTCGGTTACGAAGAAGGTGGTTTACTTACGGAAAAAGTTCGTCGAAAACCCTATTCTATTGTGCTGTTCGATGAAATTGAAAAAGCGCATCCCGATGTGTTCAATATTCTTTTACAAGTTCTCGATGACGGTGTTCTTACAGATAGTTTGGGAAGAAAAGTAGATTTCAAAAATACTATACTTATCCTCACTTCCAACATTGGCACGCGCGAAATTAAACACGGCGGAGGTTTAGGATTCATCAGTGAAGAACCCAAGGATAAATACACTTCGATGAAATCGGTGATTGAAAGTGCTATGAAGAAATTATTCAATCCCGAATTCCTCAATCGTATTGACGATACGATTGTATTTCACAATCTCACGAGGGAAAGTATTGCAGAAATAATCAAGTTGCAAGTAAGCGAACTTGTGAAGAGAATGACGCGATTAAACATTTCGATTTCACTTTCGGAACACGCGCTTGCATATCTTGTGAAAGATGGGTTCGATGAGCAATACGGCGCGCGTCCATTGAAGCGATTGATTCAGCGTGTAATCGAAGATCCGCTTTCCGAGGAACTTCTTGCCAAAAAATATGACGAGGGAAGCACGATAGAAATTTTGTTCGATGATGAAAAAGATGAAATGAAATTTATTGAACAAAAGAAACAATCGGTCTCTCAAGATGATTTGTTGCCGGAACTTGCAACCGATGATTTGTTAAAGTCAGTAAACTTAGGCTCAGAGATTCAGGTAAATTAG
- the rsmI gene encoding 16S rRNA (cytidine(1402)-2'-O)-methyltransferase, producing MNELFPSTLYIVSTPIGNLEDITLRALKILANVDVLCCEDTRTTQVLLNKYELKPKKLLSYFEQNEQKRIPEILQLLNEGNSVAIVTDAGTPSISDPGFRLVRAAIESGINVIPIPGVNAAITALSASGLPTDAFVFEGFLPVKKGRKTRLEFLKEETRTMIFYESPYRILRTLEDLKDVFGERDAVIARELTKKFEEFMRGNFSQLIAELSSKKILGEFVLLVKGKPE from the coding sequence TTGAACGAACTTTTTCCCTCAACACTCTACATCGTCTCCACCCCCATTGGGAATCTTGAAGACATTACGCTTCGAGCATTGAAAATACTTGCGAATGTTGATGTCCTTTGTTGCGAAGATACACGAACAACACAAGTACTTCTCAACAAATACGAACTCAAACCGAAAAAACTTCTTTCCTATTTTGAACAGAACGAACAGAAACGAATTCCGGAAATTCTCCAACTCTTGAACGAAGGAAATTCTGTCGCGATTGTTACCGATGCTGGAACACCGTCAATTTCTGACCCGGGATTTCGATTGGTACGAGCGGCGATTGAATCAGGAATAAATGTTATACCAATTCCTGGAGTAAATGCGGCGATTACTGCTCTTTCTGCAAGCGGATTGCCGACAGATGCGTTTGTGTTTGAAGGATTTCTTCCCGTAAAAAAAGGAAGAAAAACACGATTGGAATTTTTGAAAGAAGAAACGCGAACAATGATTTTTTACGAATCTCCGTACCGAATTTTACGAACGCTCGAAGATTTGAAAGATGTCTTTGGAGAACGGGATGCCGTGATTGCCCGCGAACTCACAAAAAAGTTTGAAGAATTTATGCGGGGAAATTTTTCGCAACTTATCGCAGAACTTTCTTCTAAAAAAATTCTCGGTGAGTTTGTGCTGCTGGTGAAAGGAAAACCCGAATAA